One part of the Dermacentor andersoni chromosome 2, qqDerAnde1_hic_scaffold, whole genome shotgun sequence genome encodes these proteins:
- the REG gene encoding proteasome activator complex subunit 3 isoform X2 has product MARETNPKVEEYKERLKKEAEELVLHKFPEKILELETLLKTDKFSKTDLAAVHVDINIPVPEPPFINHEADLPAAKKRRLETLENEITGTKVLVLPTGSVGTNNHIVSMVDIVKPKIWQLVDDTNILKMWIQFLIPRIEDGNNFGVSIQEDALTEIRAVEGEAAAFFDQISRYFLTRGKIIAKVAKYPHVEDFRRTVQELDEKQYVSLRLVLCELKNHYATLHDLITKNLEKIKRPRSSNAENMY; this is encoded by the exons ATGGCCAGAGAAACAAACCCAAAG GTAGAAGAGTATAAAGAAAGACTAAAAAAAGAA GCAGAGGAGTTGGTTTTGCACAAATTTCCTGAGAAGATATTGGAACTGGAAACCTTGCTGAAA ACCGATAAGTTTTCGAAGACAGACCTTGCAGCTGTACATGTGGATATCAACATTCCAGTGCCTGAACCGCCGTTCATCAACCATGAGGCTGATTTG CCTGCAGCAAAGAAAAGAAGGCTTGAAACTCTTGAGAATGAAATCACAG GCACCAAAGTTTTGGTCCTACCAACAGGCTCAGTCGGCACTAACAACCACATTGTCAGCATGGTCGATATCGTCAAGCCGAAGATTTGGCAGCTTGTAGATGACACCAACATA tTAAAAATGTGGATACAGTTTCTCATACCAAGAATCGAGGATGGAAACAACTTTGGTGTTTCTATACAG GAAGACGCGTTGACAGAAATTAGAGCGGTGGAGGGTGAGGCGGCAGCATTCTTTGACCAGATCTCTCGGTACTTCCTGACACGGGGCAAAATTATTGCAAAGGTGGCCAAGTATCCACATGTG GAGGACTTTAGACGTACCGTGCAAGAGCTCGACGAGAAGCAGTACGTGAGCCTGCGGTTGGTTCTTTGTGAACTCAAGAACCACTAT GCGACCCTCCACGACTTGATCACGAAGAACTTGGAAAAAATCAAGAGGCCACGAAGCAGCAATGCTGAAAACATGTACTAG
- the REG gene encoding proteasome activator complex subunit 3 isoform X1, producing the protein MESLFATAERLSASTPGRIKVEEYKERLKKEAEELVLHKFPEKILELETLLKTDKFSKTDLAAVHVDINIPVPEPPFINHEADLPAAKKRRLETLENEITGTKVLVLPTGSVGTNNHIVSMVDIVKPKIWQLVDDTNILKMWIQFLIPRIEDGNNFGVSIQEDALTEIRAVEGEAAAFFDQISRYFLTRGKIIAKVAKYPHVEDFRRTVQELDEKQYVSLRLVLCELKNHYATLHDLITKNLEKIKRPRSSNAENMY; encoded by the exons ATGGAATCGTTGTTCGCTACCGCCGAAAGGCTCTCTGCGTCTACGCCAGGAAGGATAAAG GTAGAAGAGTATAAAGAAAGACTAAAAAAAGAA GCAGAGGAGTTGGTTTTGCACAAATTTCCTGAGAAGATATTGGAACTGGAAACCTTGCTGAAA ACCGATAAGTTTTCGAAGACAGACCTTGCAGCTGTACATGTGGATATCAACATTCCAGTGCCTGAACCGCCGTTCATCAACCATGAGGCTGATTTG CCTGCAGCAAAGAAAAGAAGGCTTGAAACTCTTGAGAATGAAATCACAG GCACCAAAGTTTTGGTCCTACCAACAGGCTCAGTCGGCACTAACAACCACATTGTCAGCATGGTCGATATCGTCAAGCCGAAGATTTGGCAGCTTGTAGATGACACCAACATA tTAAAAATGTGGATACAGTTTCTCATACCAAGAATCGAGGATGGAAACAACTTTGGTGTTTCTATACAG GAAGACGCGTTGACAGAAATTAGAGCGGTGGAGGGTGAGGCGGCAGCATTCTTTGACCAGATCTCTCGGTACTTCCTGACACGGGGCAAAATTATTGCAAAGGTGGCCAAGTATCCACATGTG GAGGACTTTAGACGTACCGTGCAAGAGCTCGACGAGAAGCAGTACGTGAGCCTGCGGTTGGTTCTTTGTGAACTCAAGAACCACTAT GCGACCCTCCACGACTTGATCACGAAGAACTTGGAAAAAATCAAGAGGCCACGAAGCAGCAATGCTGAAAACATGTACTAG